Genomic segment of Ranitomeya imitator isolate aRanImi1 chromosome 6, aRanImi1.pri, whole genome shotgun sequence:
aatcggccatgtctaTTTATTTTATTTGCACTGGTTTATGAAGCCTGTTTTGATAAACCAGTTGAAAATTTAAACGGAAAGCATTTCTGTGACTTCACTGATAAGCAGCCAAGTCATGCCTGTTTGTAAAAGAAATGTTTTACCTAAAAGAATGATTTGCAATCCCATGCTGTGCAATCTGTATACTCCTTTcatttctcccctgcccaggagctgtagtatgatcagaccatgttcctttaCGGTCACGGCCATTACAcactacacagcaggggcacatttataagattatctcagcacaggaacattttatttaaacacatccaattgtgggaattattattattccaagatctattgattaaaatcaacttttgttagTGGAAAAAACCCATTAAGGTAAAAATAAAGTAGTCATAGCCAAACGTGGCTGTGCTTCCAATGAGTTAGGTACATAACGAATTTCTTGTGCAATGGATGCTGCTTATTTTGTCGACTCTTTTAATTCATAGTAAGttttaaatatttttgttttaAATTTCAATCCTTTTTCTTTTTATGTAGTCAGTCATATTTTAGACAATTATAGTTATCACCTCTCAACATTTTCAGATAAATTGATATACTAAGTTTTTTCTATTTTATGTACATATATACTTGACTTTTAAATGGATCATGAGGTATAACACACAATGCAGGACTAGATTAGTTACCTTCCTTATTTTCCACAGCCAGTTTCTCCAAGCAATCATTTCCATGATTATGTTCTGAAAAAACATCCGAGAAGTTAAACTCTTCATCTTCATTCCACCAACCCTGGTTCTGTGCATGACTCCGCAGCTCCCGATGCTCCAGGTCTATGTGTGTCTTTAGAGATAAATGATTACAGATACATCTTATGCCACCTATAGTGGAGGAAAATATGGAATGAAGAAGTTACAAGAAAGTAGTTTACCTAAAACATACACTAGACAGAAAGTATAAATACACTCAACACTGACAACACTAAGAAGAACAAGTGGTGGCACTATGGAAATTATGGGATTGATAAAGATGTCAATGATATACAAATGATGAAAAAAGTGAAATTAAAGTTTTCaaaacattttgatttattcagtattgagtatgagcgcGCCATGTGCAGAAATTCCGGCACTTACACACCatggctgctatcagtgaggttattaatggttggctGAGGAACGTTCTGACACACTGAATGCAAttgagcaaatcatcaagatccgctgctggcagcttcctgCTGGCACTATACAATTTGCGGAGCTGTGCTGTGCCACTCTGTATCTTAGCAGTTACAGTCACGGCCGACACTGAGAACATCTAATCGACGGGGGTGCCGTGTGTCGCACCCCTACAAATTAGACATTGATGACTAATcctaaggacaggtcatcaatgttaaatttgtggacaacctctttaacaaccGTATTTATAGAAGCCAAGGCGTTGTAAGTGTGTGTATTTCAGCGTGTGCCTCTCATATTCAATACTGAATTAATCGGGATGTTTTGAAAATTTGACTTCTATTTTTTATCATTTGCAAATGATTAACATGCCTATTCATCCTATAATTTACATGATTTCATGATTTTTCCTTCCCGGTGTTGTAATTTTAGTGTTGCGGCGTTAAGCAAGCATTATGTTCTATATAGCTAAGTCTGTTAGTCAAATAAGTACATTAAGTACTATCCTAGTGAGGGCCTGTAGAGCACAAGTGGATGTATAAATCGAAAGAGATTACTGGATAATTATacaatttttgctgattctattgccCTGTACATAGGTGCATATATATtctacatgtaatttttttttttttaatcacatagtttttattaaagcatatgacacgcCAGTAACAAAGTCTGATACAATTTCCAGACAGGTACAATGAATACCCTTACCCCCTAACCAGCCCCCATCTCCCCTCCCTTCCCCAATCCCTTGCCAGTTATCCAATAAAACCATCTGACAACATCGCCTCTTGAAAAATGATACCAAGCTTTACAAAAGCACACCTGTACATGTAGAAGTTCCTCCAGATGCAACTAAACGACACGCATTCTACTCTACAATAACGCCACACCTGGGTATTCCATCCATCCACCttcacacattttcaaattttgtattctgacctctccTGATGTATATATTCCTTTCCATAAGGACAATAAATTTTACATTGCAATTTTAATAGCAATCAGCTGCCATCCAAACGTTAAACCTCTAGAAGTGGTTTCCTAACTTTCCTTTCATTCACTATGAAAAGCAGGAATTATCTGCTGACTTACACATAAAGCTACTCAAGACAGAGCATTGTGCATAGGACATACAATGAAGTCAAAGCAGACAAGTTTGTGAACCTCATACAGAGACTGTATGAGCCAGTTAATTTGGTACTTCATTGACCCACCTGATCAGCACTAACCTGTGATTCTTTCAGCAGCCCATAATTTGCCTACGGTTTCCAGGATCCATGCCTCCACTCTGTCAACTATCAGGAAGGCACTGTGGAAACCTTGACTGTCTGTATGAAAATTGCTCCCTCCTTGGCCATGTTTTTCTAATAAAGAGGTGATTACATCAACGGCTTCTTTGGCACTTGTTCCCCGCTCAAGACCAAGTCTAGAAGAACATACACCAGGGTCATACAGAGTATATGAAAAGTATTTAAACTTTTTCCCTCCTAGTATTATAGAGGAGAAATGTGTTTAGTCTGAAACCTTGCTTAAAATGACATTATTAGGAAGGTGCGGGGTAGTGTAAGCCATACCCCCTAATAAAGAGCTGCTGAAAGGGACGAGAAGAATACTGGACAGCATTAGGTCTTACCGGGGCTCTTCAAACCATCTTTTCTTTGAAACACCAGAGCGTTACAAAGAAATATATACATGGCCACAATTGTGCAGCCAGTCTGGGAATCAAGTTGCCTGTGATTCCGGCAGCATGATTCTAGTGACCGGTCCCCTGTAATATACAATGGCTTAGGATATAGTAGTTCCTTTGCCTAAACACAGTAGTAACATATttaagggttcgctcacactagcttatgaaaaaaataataattaaaaaaaaattggtcccaTTTTCAtcctttttctcacttgtcatctgtgtgctgtccatgtgcaatccattttttttactcagcagctattaatcttacaggaccatttacagtttcctactaCAGaattccaagaagtattgtttctccttgcggagattgacatgctaagcatgccgagaagaGGAGCCTTAAAGCCTCTGGGAaaaatgctaattatgcaaattgtctcttcagagaggaagagaaatagaactttagtgccacctattggtggacattgacttataggattgctacctttcaataagtggcactagagttctatttctcttcctctctgaagagacaatttgcataattagcatatttcccagaggagcattgcggctttaagtctcctcatcttggcatgcttagcacgtcaatctccgcaaggagaaacgatactttttgGATATCAGCTGGACACCTCTCACACAgtaaaaccagatctccactttgcactgacgacgggcagtacccagaaacacagtgtctgaaaattgaggTTCTGGTTTGACTAttttcctaagtcatgtgacaaggctcgttaaagggtcgacatttacttgtaggattgctaccttccaataggtggcactagagttctagttctcttcctctctgaagagttgaagagacaatttgcataattaaccTACTACAGAATTGTAGTGAATCAGTAAACATCAGATGTCATACTGATAGTCCGTGTGGCATGACATTTTTTCTTGCATTGTCCAATTTCATAGTGAAATCAcagaatgctgcaatttttttctcatgccgaatacGGCGGAGAGAAAAAatacacagatctgcactgcctcattgaataacattggtatgagtgcaatccaattttttttattgtattgcaCTGATCCGAGTTATACGCCAGTGTAAGCGAGTCCTGGTAATAATTTTTTATGAACCCACTTACCTGACCAGATCTGTCCCTAGTAATAAGGTGCCGTCATCAGCAGCTTGCTTTGTAACGATGTCCGTGTTACCGATGCACACCCCATACTCATTGGCTCCCATCTCAGCTCCCCACATCCAGGCTGGTTTATTGAGTATCACAGAATGAGTCTTCGCAACTTGGTCAATGGCCAGGTAAGTACACTGGAAAACCATATGAATATTTCCTGCATTATATAGTGAAGGTAACACTGTATAATCTGATGAAACAGCAGTTTGTACAGTTTTATGGCTGTGACAGCAGGAGGGGGCATTAACACTACACTACTGTGTAATAACTTTCACTGGCTACAAACATTTGACTGAAAATCAAAAATAGAATAAGCAAAAGTAACAAACAAAAGCCAAAAGCAAGATGTTCTGGATTGGTTTCTGCCCACTAATTCTGTGTGCTTATTCTTCACCTTATAGGCTAAAAATGCCACCTGCAGAGATGGAAATCCAGTATTAACCTTACCTGAACTTCGCTCCCAGCCTCATGACTGCTAGCCGGCACATGTAGAACTTCTTGAACTTCATCTCTTGGGCGTGCCGAGTTCTTTCCAAAGAGTATATGACCTTTTCTGGTTGGGGGTGGGAGGGCAACAAAACAGTAGCTTGGAGGGGCACCAGTCATCCTATGGTAAGAGCAAAATGTATCAAAACACTACAAGTGGATATCTGTGTCTAAGAAGCAAATCATATTTGCATGGCAAGCTCATTAATATTAGACTGCACTGtgcgcacaattattaggcaatttgtaattTTGATGAATAATTTTATTATTTAACTACCACAGTGCTGTTgatcaatccaaaaggttaataaacccgAATATTTAACCTCTTCAGCCCCCAAGCCTgtcttcaccttcatgaccaggccaaatcttacaattctgaccagtgtcactttatctaATTCCGTCCGTTACACTATCTAGTCCAACCAGGAAGTGAACAGAAATGCACAAATtccaaataattataataaaatcttCTTTTTATTAAATATTCTTTAAGATATCGAACAAACTGCAATACAATAATTATAAATCAATGAACCTCTGATGCGAGGGACTACTAGGCTACTGGCCTCATTAATCACACTGTAGACACCATTATACAAGAAACTAAATATAGTTACCAATCAAAATTCAGATTATCAACACTTATGCAAATAATTAACAGTTATCATAAGGGACCACAACAAAGTCTTATGGGATAATTACCATCTATTGGGAGTGCATGAGCAGTCAATATACAAAATTTCTCATGTCACCATATATATGCATAAGCTCCCCTTGCGATCCCTATGATACTGCTATAAACACTAGACATGTGATACCAACATGATTTTGAAAGCTACTTACAGCGTGTGAGGCTGGTACCGTGTCCCtctaccccgacgtgcgtttcatccacacttcttcagggggtctATTTctctctagtccacactttatctaCAAACAAGGTGTAGCACCCTGACATCTATATATTTCCTCATTATTTAAGTCATTGGAGGTGCATCCTATTTATCTAACTTGTAtatagatctgtggtgagcaccttgaagcgccagatccttcacagaagtttataatgttgaattgtgaaaatgaaaaaataaaaaaaaattcacacaaaaAATGTTGGTTTTTccctaaatttttcattttcacaagggaaacaggagcaaaatggaccatacaatttgttgtgcaatttgttgccCAAGTattcctataccccatatgtggggaaaaactacttttgaggcaaagtgcaagctcagaagggaagaagcgccatattggagttcagattttgctgtaaaggtatgagggtgccatgtcacattggcagagtccaTGTGGTGCCAtaacataagtgacctcattttacaaactacacctctcaataaattcatctaggggtgaaaTTATCATAttcacaccacatgtgcctcacagaaatttataccattgggcggttgAGACAGAATAAGTAAATTTGTTGTTGTAgccccacatttttaattttttataaatggctaataggaaaaaatgtatAGCCCAGTTGTTGAAAAATTTCTCCCGACTGCGACAATACCCTACATATGATCGGgactactacttttgaggcactgtACAAAGCTCAGAAAGCAagaagcgccatattatagtgcagattttactgttattgttTGTGGGTGCCATAACCCAATGGGAGAGACCTGAGGTGCCAGGACAGCAAACCGCCCccccacataagtgaccccattttacaaactacacctctcaatgaaatcatctaagggtgcagtgataatattgacaccatgagtgtgtcatataattttataccattagacaATGAAGAAAAAAGAATTACGGTAAATTAttaccacaaaaatttagttttatctccaaattttacattttcacacacggaaatgggtaaaaatggcacaaaaatttgtcactcaatttctgctgaatgtggcaacaCCTCATATGTCGCcgtacagtattgcttagccacACTACAAGACTCAAGAGGGACagaactatttgcctcctggagcgcagaatttcctagaatagtttgcaggctCCATATACAGATCTccaaagtgctagaagagcagaataaccccctcaagtgaccccattttggatattatacccctttgagaatctacaggtgtagtgatgatttggcTCCATGAGTGAAGTGGATgtgctgagtaaaaattgcaaatatgcTACTGTAGTGACCAGACATTGTAGTGCCAAGTACGTTATagtcaccagtatgttgtagtgttcagtacgttatgcccagcttgtgCTCCTGGAGACATACATCCCAAATTAGAtgagctctcatcgctacagaaatgccaaacatggacgCTAAATGTGGATTAGGCACACCGATTGCAGAATTGAGGGGGTCAAACTGCCGGGAGCGGTGCGAGCACCATTCCTGGCAGTGAATGTCAGGTCTCAGCTGTCGTGTAAGCTGAACACCTGGCGGTTATTGCACGCATAGCTCCTGTGTGCGCAAAATCGCCGGGATGTATCCATACGTCCTAGGTCAGTGTGACGTCTGGAATGGACgagaagagagtggaccctctgggtcacggtactgatgcaTCCACGAGCGAGCGAACCCGGGAgtgccaacccctatacagggatagttgggagcaGGCCTGAGGGGGTCAAATACCGCaatagctggcaccaagagggacagcTCAGGAAGAGACTGGAGAGGGAGGACGGGAGCGAAGAGGGAAAAAACAAACAAGACTGTATGAAAAAGGGAAGCGGGAACACAGAACGGACTACAGGAGGCAGGGCTAGGAAACTGAAGGAGACAGGAGGATAACACAGGAAAGTAGCATGCAAGAGCAAAATAATCTAGAGCGGACAAAGAGTCAGAACCAGACAAGGCCTAAACTGAGCACGAATagcacacaataatcaggcgcctccaataTGGAGGAGACGCCTGATATAGCCCAAGCAGTTACCTGATTGGAGGACCCAGGACCAGAGAGGACACGGGAAGGGTTAAGAAGAGGGAGGAGCGCGCGCCCGCGACCTAAGGCCCATGTGCGGAGCAGACACAGGACGGGGGAAGGAAGAAGGACAAacaccacgccgaaatccccgagcagcaggaagatgaACCGGGGAACCAGCGCGATGCCCAGAGGAGTGGGAGGACCCGACAGAGGAAGCAGCCACAGCGACAgtggaggccggtatgacagttgGGATTTTCTCATCTCAATTGTCTATGTTCATCTGTTAAAGTGAGATAttaaccaaacaactcaaaatgtacaaaaacacAGTGCTGACATTTCAACAGTGGATCCGAGGGGTGTACTCTTTTCCTTAACTGTAAGGGTTCGCTTACACGAGCATATAAATTGGGCGAGTGCACTGCGAGAAAAAAAGGTAGTCTATCTTCAACCCAAAATggtccaactagctcatctttaataccagcccatagcaggACTCCACTTTGCTAGCGACTGAGTGGAAGTCCCATTACTGATCCAGACACGGCCCAACAATTTGGTCTGTCAAGTCACTCATCTCAtccgtccataaaacctttgattaATCTATCTTCACATATTTCTTAGCCCAGTCTTAACATTtccacttctgtgtcttgttcagttgtTGACTAGTTGCAACAAAAACGTTTGATGGTTTTGATCACACCCCAATAACTAAGCAATTTCAACATGGCAAAAGAGGCTTCATTCTGAGTTCCTTGCACCTTACGCTGTTTTAAACCATTTTCTACCTGTTCATATCCAGGcatatgtatttttttcatatgtgtggttttaaaaaaaatgtttttcgttCACTTACGCAAATAATTTTTGCCTAATTTTTTGTAATACATGAGACCTAATTTTTATGttcatgtaatatatatatttaatttttgcTCATATCACGAgaaaatgtaaattaaaaaaaggaaTGACATGTCTATTTTTCGCAAGATCATAACGGGCCACTAAATTATATTTTAAATTGTGTTGCTCTTTCTGTAAATGTTTTTTTATATATCGGACTTAAAGGGGTCATCctgtactaggacaaccccttctcgatctgAATGTTTGGTGCTGATAAAATaagaacacttatactcaccttccgtgccaGTGCCGTTCCAGCAGTGTCTGCACTTGTGGGCCCGGGGCTCTCATGCAGTTGTTAGAACACTTGAGTctggcacccaatcagcactggtgtcactgttatcgtcttcggacaaatcgaacatcaagaggaagtcggagatcagctgcagccctgacttcctgttgatgttcaatttgtctgaaggtAGGTACAGTGACGCCTGCGCTGATTGGGCGCAAGGGTCATAACAATCGCAAGAGAGTCCCGAAACCGTGAGTGCCGACAAAGCTGGAACAATGCCAACACGGGAGGTGAGAATAggtgtttttatttaattttactagtagtggacaactcctttaaggattTTTCTTTGCAGGGTGAGTAATTCAGACAGtgtctttctgtttttttttaaatattgtattatttttttttgcttgtccttcctttctttctttttatttattttgcacATTATGCCTTTAGAGGCATTTCAACATATAAATACATTTACAGTAATTGTTTCATTCTCCTGTATAAGCGATGGGAATATCAGCCTCATTTACAAAGCAAATTCAGCCCCCTGCCTGCACTTCAGAAACATAAAGCAACCAAAGTATTCATGGAAAGGGCAAATGGATGAAGCCTAGTAACACAGGGCTGTCTGTGTGTGGAACAATAAGTCTGTGTGCAGCAGATGGGATGGagggctgtacatgagaatggatgGGGAGCGCAGCTATAGAGGTTTATAGTCTGTACCTCTGAAATCTTACACAGGAGCACACAGGTTACCTTTGTGGGATTCTGTGTGAATCCAACAGACAATGTATTATAAAAGGTATTCTCCTCGAATAGCAATGTTTCCAGAGAAGTGAATATGGTCAGCAGGTTACTTATTCTGAAGCATTGCTTCTGGGAAAAAGCATCTCCACAATACTGTGCTGTACGTAGGAGCTGAACAAGGGCACCTGGAGCTCCGAGCACTACGTACAGAGCGAAGAGAACCATACACCCACACACAATATTTTACTCCCTGGCTCTAAGAGTCCCTTCGTAATAAATGTTAGTTATGAAAAGAATGTGCCCATAGACCACAACGTTCTCCTTATGTCACCTAATGTCTCCTAAAACATGGTCTTTTGGATACACCAAATGGATATTtacatatacagtgggaaaaataagtatttgatacgccgattttgcaagttttcccacttacaaagaatggagaagtctgtaatttttaccgTAGAAACAATTCCACTGTGAGAGACCGgatctaaaattaaaaaaacagaaaataccaTTGTATGATTTGTACATAAttactttgcattttattgcatgaaataagtatttaatacaatagagaaacagaacttaatatttggtacagaaacctttgtttgcaattacagaggtcagacgtttcctgtagttcttgaccaagtttgcacacactgcatcagggattttggcccactcctccatacagatcttctccagttctttTAGGTTTTGGGCTGTCGCtgggaaacattgagtttcagctcccttcaaaggttttctacagggttcaggtctggagactggctaggccactccaggaccttgaaacgcTGGTTACGGAGACACTCGTTAGTTGCccaggctgtgtgttttgggtgagaaaacccagccacgacccatcttaaatgctcttactgagggaaagaggttgCTTGCTAAAATCTcgtaatacatgaccccatccatcctcccttcaagacGATGCGGTCGTCCGGTCTCCTTTGCAGACAAGCACCCCAAAAATGTGAggattcccccaccatgcttcacagttggacggtgttcttgggattgtactcaaccttcttcttcctccaaacatggtgagtggagttgataccaaaaagttctattttggtctcatctgatcacatgaccttctcccatgcctcctctggatcatacagATGATCACTGGCGAACTTCAAATGAGGCTGGacgtgtgctggcgtgagcagaaggatcttgcgtgccctgcaggactttaatccatgacggtgtagtctgttactaatggtaatgttttagACTGTGGTCTCAGCacccttcaggtcattgaccaggtcatcCTGTGTAGTTTTGGGATGCTTCCtgccctttctcagaatcatccctaccccacaaggcgagatcttggAG
This window contains:
- the SCRN1 gene encoding secernin-1; this translates as MTGAPPSYCFVALPPPTRKGHILFGKNSARPRDEVQEVLHVPASSHEAGSEVQCTYLAIDQVAKTHSVILNKPAWMWGAEMGANEYGVCIGNTDIVTKQAADDGTLLLGTDLVRLGLERGTSAKEAVDVITSLLEKHGQGGSNFHTDSQGFHSAFLIVDRVEAWILETVGKLWAAERITGGIRCICNHLSLKTHIDLEHRELRSHAQNQGWWNEDEEFNFSDVFSEHNHGNDCLEKLAVENKEELTAVKSMINVLRNKSSGICVDTDVFLTTASAVSVLPKDDKWPCIHFVTGTPDPSRSIFKPFIFVEDIKAVPMVQSSCVRDNTCDHDHSQWKHELYEAHQCALSLMDKDKEEGDQLFTILLDLEKQGLDAMEDLLSSSNPLDPAEVVDLFYDCVDTEIKFYK